The following coding sequences lie in one Phaenicophaeus curvirostris isolate KB17595 chromosome 5, BPBGC_Pcur_1.0, whole genome shotgun sequence genomic window:
- the CFL2 gene encoding cofilin-2 — MASGVTVNDEVIKVFNDMKVRKSSTPEEIKKRKKAVLFCLSDDKKQIIVEETKQILVGDIGDTVEDPYTAFVKLLPLNDCRYALYDATYETKESKKEDLVFIFWAPESAPLKSKMIYASSKDAIKKKFTGIKHEWQVNGLDDIKDRSTLGEKLGGNVVVSLEGKPL, encoded by the exons ATG GCTTCTGGAGTAACAGTAAATGATGAAGTCATAAAGGTTTTCAATGACATGAAAGTAAGGAAATCTTCAACCCcggaagagattaaaaaaagaaagaaagctgtTCTGTTCTGCTTAAGTGATGacaaaaaacaaataattgtAGAAGAGACAAAGCAGATACTGGTTGGTGACATTGGAGATACTGTGGAAGACCCCTATACAGCTTTTGTGAAGTTGCTACCGTTGAATGATTGCCGGTATGCTTTGTATGATGCCACATATGAGACAAAGGAATCTAAGAAAGAAGACCTGGTATTTATATTCTG GGCTCCTGAAAGTGCacctttaaaaagcaagatGATCTACGCAAGCTCTAAAGAtgccattaaaaagaaatttacag GTATTAAGCATGAGTGGCAAGTAAATGGTTTGGATGATATTAAGGACCGTTCAACACTTGGAGAGAAATTGGGAGGCAACGTGGTAGTTTCACTTGAAGGAAAACCCTTATAA